The genomic segment cgttatgtatgctatggtttGCTCTAGGCTTGATATTGCTCAAGCTGTTAGCATTGTGAGTCATTGGGAGACGCTAAAGTGGTTGTTAAGGTACTTGAAGGGAACCTCAAATGTTTGTCTCAAGTTTGGGAAAAATTCAAGCGGGTTGATTGGGTATTGTGATTCCGACTATNNNNNNNNNNNNNNNNNNNNNNNNNNNNNNNNNNNNNNNNNNNNNNNNNNNNNNNNNNNNNNNNNNNNNNNNNNNNNNNNNNNNNNNNNNNNNNNNNNNNACATCTTCTTTTTCCTCTCGCTAAAACTCAGAAGCAACAACTGCATCCGTATGTCCTTCCCTTCTTCTTGTGCCATTTTTTTTTGAGTTCCGATTTACATGTTTGATGATGTCTTGCTTTCTCCTCTGCCTTAGTTCTTGAAGAACCCAACAACAAACAACGAATCTACCCTCAAGAAACTCAAATCAAATGCAGCAGCCATGGCCGCCTTCTTCACCTCGATTCTCtgaacaacacaataacattatTCCTTCTTGCCTTCGATTTTTGAAGAAATAAGGGGTAGTTGGGTTCCCTTTGATTGCTGGGGCGTGAATTTGAAGCAAACAATCaacttcttgttcttcctttgaaATAGACGCCCAATTCTTCCTGCAAATTATGGTAATTGTTTTATCTATTCAATTCTTTTGTAAAGCGTAAATTTGTTAGGTTTTGATTGTCGTTGATGCTCAAATTGAAAGTGAAGAGAGCAGCATATCTATTTGGACAATCAGTAATCAAAAAATTTGACTTAAGGTAACCTTCAAAGCCTCATCACTCGTTAATGGACTCACTTGTATTTAATTTGCTgaattttgaggtttttttggtttttcctGTCCTAACTTTGGCTTCTTGGATATGATCCTGTGGCGTTCAATTAGCTCCATAATTATTGTTTAGaaatcttttcctttttctgggtaatgacttaatgttgaatttgatgaatataggaGTGGTAATTAATTACTTCTTAGTCAATAGTATAATTTTAGTGATGTAATGTAATGAGCAAAAGCTTTAACATACCATCATTTCTGAGTTTAGCTAATCTATGTGGGAAACTATTGTGATATATGATGTATATCGACATCTAGAAAAGATACATATATATGATGCAACTAGTTGATATTttcattgctccttattcatCTGGctggaaaaaaaaggaaatcacTAATGAATAGGATGCCAAGAAGTTagaattagtttatttttaataagattcaaagaaacatATGAACATTAGTAGAAAGTACAAActagtgtgtatatatatatatatatatatatatatatatatatatatatatatatatatatatatatatatatatatatatatgtatatatatatatatatgtatatatatatatatatgtatatatatatatatatgtatatatatatatatatatgtatatatatatatatatatatgtatatatatatatatatatatgtatatatatatatatatatatatatatatatatatatatatatatatatatatatatatatatatatatatatattattaatcactGACTAAAACCATCACTATTAATTATGATCCTCTAAGCTTCCCACTAGTTGTATCTCACACTGCTTTTGATTGACATTAACTCTTGCTTTCATCTTTtgttaataatacaaataaatttCCATTGTGTTTCAAAAATGTTGGATTACCTTGAACATTGAATTGAAATAAGGCGCCATGTATTGCAATATAACTGTAGGATTGAATACATATTAAGACATTATTAGATGGTATGTTTAAGTATTAAGTATGTAGATATTTGATACGCAAaccattttttcaaattttatatttgaaaatcgtGACTCCCATAGGCAATAAGAATGCTCTTCTTTGCATACCACAATTTATAATAAAGTGCTTGGTGCTAAGGTTCAAGGTCATTGGAGAGACGATTTACATTAGATGCAAAAAGCACTCAAGGGGTACCAATGGTGCAAAAAGAGAAACAAGTGCCTTTTTGCGCATTTATCATATGCTTTCTTTCAATAGCCTCACATTGATGAGGTGCACGTCAAATGCCCTACAATTAGTGAAACAACGTAGGTAATTGTcgataaaaatccttaaaaatgaGCCAAGCTTCAAATGTTTTGAACAGAAGCAGTGAACTACTATTTAGTATAGATGGGTACTTGCTGTGAGTCTGTGAGTATTTTGGTTTCGAAGGTTtcttttggtatattttgtctCAGATTTCTCTTGCgtgtttttaaatcaaaaatcagTTTACAACGAAAATGGGGGACTTGGCTGCTGAGAAGCATGTGCGATATATTATATCAGTTGAAAAGGTCAGATATTTCAGTTCTTTTTAAATGTTTGACTTACTATATCCCTTCTTTTACAATTTTTAGCGTGTCTTGAGATctttaattgatttttgaaGTGCAATAATTTGCTACGTGTGCCCTTAGAAGAAGGATGCATTTGAATCGGTAGTCATGGAGCACCTTAGAATGAATGGTGCTTACTGGGGGCTGACAACACTGGATCTTCTCGGAAAGCTTCAAGTTGTGGATCAAGATGAAGTTATTCCATGGGTTATGCAGTGTCAACTTGAATCTGGTTTGTAGGACCTAACCCTGGTTGGTTAATAATACTAACTAAAATTTTGCTCCATTTAATATGTTCTTTCTCTTATACTTAACTGCTAGCTCTGGCAAAGTGTTGTTGGATACTTTAGTTATCTGCTTGATTTAGAGTGTAGGAAAACAATTTTAAGACTAAAAGCTCTTTTTTGGCCCTAGTGAAGAGTAATGATCCTCACATCTTGAACTTCTTAACTGACACAGGACAATACTCTTGTTGTTGAGCTGAATTTAATATTAATGTGTTGTTACATTTCTCCTATTTTGAgctgaattagtgcattgacaaATATGCAAAAAGCAAATTGGACATTTGAAATGAAACAGGGAGTACTAAAAAGAGATAATTTTGCAATATCAGTTTGCTTTTGATTTATGGACACATTTATTTTGTTAGAGTATCTGTGTGCATTCACATGTTAAAGTGTTAGTTTCCCTTTTACATGTACTGTATGAAAACTTTCTAATTATTAGCACAAATATGAAAAAAGAAAACTCTCACGCATAGATAGATAATACAAGTAGCATTTGAAGCAGTGTGTGCAATAAtccaattattaattaactCAAAATATACTCAACTAGTAGGGTTGTTAACTCCAAATACTCCCAACTATTCCCCATTCACTCAAAATGcacccttattattattaatgttagattttaaatttattttattcgaAGTCAATAATCCCAATAGTTGGgtgtattttttgaaataattgaTAGTTGAGTAGATGAGGAATAGTTGGGTTTAATACTATCAGATTTTCTTATCTTTCAAGCTGTTAGCTAAATAGGTTTACTAAGCTACGCATGAAACTAATGGTCATCTTTGACTCACAATTGCAGTAATAATTCTGAAACAATATAATCTTTATATTTGAAGGAATCATTAAGtcgattatttttttgaaatattttccgAGACATGGTATGCTTTGATTGCAAGATATATGATTTGTTGAGAAGGTCTTTATAGTTTATAGTATACTATTAGTCCAATTAGAAGTATTGGTGGCTTGTGTTGTAGTTTTAGTTCTAGTCTTTGGCATATGCTTCATGCTATTTTTGAGTTAGAATTGtgatggtttgattgtgaatttgatgctaaattctaaatgctttccctatacacgtaatgcttttgtttgtgaatatcatgctaaatgctttgcttattactcaatattggggctcatttgattcttaattactaacaaaattatttggtgtaggCAATCATATCTTCGTTGGAAATTTTTGGTACTCAATGACAAAGTTGGTGATAGCTACAAGCATTTTGGATGCGCGATGTTTTGGGTTATGAAGTAGCTATATGtgcacttgtaaatttttggactttttcaaagtgcctatcacttgtaaatttttgcatgaaaacttgtatatggtaggagaattattttggaaaattggttatccgatccgttacatgtatatgaattacgtatatttttgacacacgataatatttgggacgtgtgatattttgggatacgaattaatatataatgataatcggtgatattagtttagttggttataaattatttattattttaattgtctagtttaCATATAGATTGTAGGTTGTTTCAAAAGATAACaaagtcgttgcgaaaaatgtgtatattttttgcaacggtaatagttgttgctaaaaacattaataaaaaattttacttaattgttttccctacagtaaagtcgttgcaaaagattgactatcatgtattgcaactacttgaattgttgtgaaaaacagaaatttaacaacgaaaacagttgtagctaaaaatgcagAACATTTGGCAACaagcttttttgttgctaaaaacgttggaaggaattgcaacgatatttcttttgcaacaatagatctcgttgcaaaaaacagatacATTTTGCAACCACCATAGTCGTTCCTAAACCTTTAGCTACGGCTGTACCCGCAACAATGgaattcgttgcaaaaaacatttttagcaacgaaatcagatttttagcaacgactttttctgttgctaaaaacaagttttcttgtagtgaaagatcaagcttttaatgagtttgtttcttacgctaacaaaatacaaaaatctaccaataatcaaattattcacataaggtcagatcatggtaaaaaattcgaaaattcaagtttcataaattattgcaatgaacatggattaagttATAACTTTTCggcaccaagaacaccacaacaaaatggtgtagttgaaagaaaaaatagaaccttagaggaaatggctagaaccatgctAATTGCTAgcggtttacctagaaattatTGGGCcaaggctgttaatactgcgtGCTATAtcttgaatcgtgtattaataagaccaatcacttcaaaaacaCCTTATGAGTtacttaaaggtgttaaaccaaatatttcctattttcgtgtgtttggatgcaaatgttttgttcatgtgaatggaaaacaaaatataggaaagtttgatgataGAAATGATAAAgtagtatttcttggctattcattaCATAGTAAGGcctacagagtttataacaaaagaacaatgagcgtagAAAAAtccgttcacattatttttgatgaaactaactttttgtcaagtgaacaggatacaaattattttaagataggtctagCAAATcagaagaatgatgaagaagaaatgaaaatgcaagatcaaggaacaacaGATGAACAACTGATCCCAaaagaggcagaaaggaacgatcttgatcaggaacagccaGTACATCAGAACTAACAGACTGTTCTCAATCCAGTTGTTCCTACAGAAGAGCAAgctaatccagtagctgaacagaatgacgATCAAGCTGATAAACTAGAACATACTACTGTTCcaacaagagaatttgtgcccaaaccttggaaatatcaaagttatcgtcctcttgatttgattataagtgatttgaataaagaaacacaaactagatctcaaatgagaaacttttgtgcacactttgcgttcctatcaacacttgaacccaaaaatcacgaagaagctctaaaggatttcgaatggatcgtagccatgcaagaAGAATTGAatgaagaaataaagtatggcattgGGAActcaaaccaaaacacaaaaaggtaattggtttgaaatgggtatttcggaacaaactaaatgagcatggaataattgtaagaaacaaagcaaggctcgtggtcaaagggtacaatcaacaagaaggtattcaTTATACAGAGACATTTGCATCGGTAGCAAGGTTAAAGGCtataagaattttaatttcttttgctgcttttatgaactttaaattatatcaaatggatgtgaaatgtgctttcttaaatggatttcttgattaagaagtttttgttgaacaaccccatggctttgaaaatacctcttgtcttgatcatgtctacaagcttgataaagctctttatggcctgaaacaagctcctaggcaatggtatgaaagactgtcaaagttcttgattcaaaatgattttgttagaggtaaaattgacaaaaccttattctttaagaataaaggttctgatattttaattgttcaaatatatgttgatgatattatttttagagccaccaatgaactgttgtgtaaagaatttgctaacctaatgagtaatgaatttgaaatgagtatgatgggagaactaaacttctttctcgggttacaaattaaacaaacagctaatggtatctttattcaccaacaaaaatatataaaagaacttctcaagaaatatggcttgaataatgctaaaaccaacaatacacctatggctacaaatgttagattagatgaagacccaaatggaacaaatattgatcaaactatgtatagaggcatgattggctttttattatatctaactgctagtagacctgatattgctttcaatgttggcttatgtgctagatttcaatccaatcctaaagaatcacatttcAATGCAgtaaaacgaattttaagataattgaagggaacagatgacttgtccctattttaccctaaaaatgatgtctatgacttgaaaggttttagtgatgcataTTATGCAGGAGAGCTCGTGAAcagaaaaagtacttcaggtatggtacaatttcttggctcatgtttagtttcatggtgttccaagaaataaaacactgttgcattatccactgccgaagctgaatatgtagcagcagcaacttgttgttcccaaatgctttggataaaacagcagctaagagattttggtattaagtttgaatgtgttcctatttattgtgataatactagtgccatatgcatatcaaaagatccagtgcatcattctagggttaaacacattcatataagacatcatttaCTTAAGGACaacattgaaaataaaaatataatagtcaagcatgttaacactaatgagcaagttgcagatatcatgactaaaccacttccaagggaacagtaTGAAAacatgagattggaacttggtatgatcaagctccactaagaTCAATGGCAAGAATTCTCCTTGCAACTTCAAATTGAATAGGTTTAATCATTCACAAAAacattgattgaaaaatcaattattgaagaaTTCAGGTATGcagttaataaaatatatactatgaATGTCCTCTTGATTGCATGTTTTGAACTAATCAAACCAAAGCAGCATGTGTTCGTTCCATTTTtctatttccaaaaataataataataaataaataaataaataaaattttaattttaattttttttttctaggtcaactcaaattaatcaaataatggGAATTGGATTT from the Amaranthus tricolor cultivar Red isolate AtriRed21 chromosome 12, ASM2621246v1, whole genome shotgun sequence genome contains:
- the LOC130796794 gene encoding geranylgeranyl transferase type-2 subunit beta 1-like isoform X1, with product MFTTKMGDLAAEKHVRYIISVEKKKDAFESVVMEHLRMNGAYWGLTTLDLLGKLQVVDQDEVIPWVMQCQLESGNHIFVGNFWYSMTKLVIATSILDARCFGL
- the LOC130796794 gene encoding geranylgeranyl transferase type-2 subunit beta 1-like isoform X2 gives rise to the protein MGDLAAEKHVRYIISVEKKKDAFESVVMEHLRMNGAYWGLTTLDLLGKLQVVDQDEVIPWVMQCQLESGNHIFVGNFWYSMTKLVIATSILDARCFGL